From the Esox lucius isolate fEsoLuc1 chromosome 21, fEsoLuc1.pri, whole genome shotgun sequence genome, one window contains:
- the abhd10b gene encoding mycophenolic acid acyl-glucuronide esterase, mitochondrial isoform X3, with protein MAGVALSSCRKGLFNVLRNGGVAALSPNTFGGVRWKSSVQYVARPELPKLAYRTVKGKSPGVVFLPGYGSNMNGQKAEALEEFCRSLGHSFLRFDYTGHGLSEGVFSEGTIGTWKKDVLFVLDELAEGPQIMVGSSMGGWLMLLAAIARPEKTAALVGISTAADHLVTAFKSMPLEVRKEIEEKGVMRVPTKYSEGGVYTFTVDFLKEAENHCVLQSPIPTTCPVRLIHGMKDADVPWHVSMQVAESVLSADVDVILRRNGQHRMSEKDDIRLIVYTVDDLIDKLTTLV; from the exons ATGGCAGGCGTAGCACTGAGCTCTTGCCGCAAAGgactttttaatgttttgaggAATGGTGGAGTTGCTGCTTTATCTCCAAACACTTTCGGAG GAGTCAGATGGAAGTCTTCTGTGCAGTATGTGGCAAGACCAGAGCTTCCCAAGCTGGCTTACCGCACGGTCAAGGGGAAGAGTCCAGGCGTGGTTTTTCTGCCTGGGTATGGTTCCAATATGAATGGCCAGAAAGCAGAGGCCCTGGAAGAGTTCTGCAGGTCGCTAGGACATTCATTCCTCAG GTTTGACTACACGGGCCATGGGTTATCAGAGGGTGTGTTTAGTGAAGGGACCATTGGCACCTGGAAGAAAGATGTCCTCTTCGTACTGGATGAGCTAGCAGAGGGCCCACAG ATCATGGTGGGCTCCAGTATGGGGGGTTGGCTCATGCTGTTGGCGGCTATCGCCAGGCCGGAGAAGACTGCAGCTCTAGTGGGCATCTCCACCGCGGCAGATCACCTCGTTACCGCCTTTAAGTCAATGCCTCTAGAG GTGCGTAAGGAGATTGAGGAGAAGGGCGTGATGAGGGTTCCCACCAAGTACAGCGAGGGGGGCGTCTACACGTTCACCGTGGACTTCCTGAAGGAGGCGGAGAACCACTGTGTCCTCCAGAGCCCCATCCCCACCACCTGCCCCGTGCGACTCATCCACGGCATGAAGGACGCTGACGTGCCCTGGCACGTCTCCATGCAGGTTGCCGAGAGCGTCCTCAGCGCCGACGTGGACGTCATCCTCCGCCGTAATGGCCAGCATCGCATGAGCGAGAAGGACGACATCAGGCTAATTGTTTACACTGTCGACGACCTCATCGACAAGCTGACCACCCTGGTCTGA
- the abhd10b gene encoding mycophenolic acid acyl-glucuronide esterase, mitochondrial isoform X2: protein MEVFCAVCGKTRASQAGLPHGQGEESRRGFSAWVWFQYEWPESRGPGRVLQVARTFIPQKLHPRATLWETLNTSLDRIPVGGCCAGSGQAPVTAPRRFDYTGHGLSEGVFSEGTIGTWKKDVLFVLDELAEGPQIMVGSSMGGWLMLLAAIARPEKTAALVGISTAADHLVTAFKSMPLEVRKEIEEKGVMRVPTKYSEGGVYTFTVDFLKEAENHCVLQSPIPTTCPVRLIHGMKDADVPWHVSMQVAESVLSADVDVILRRNGQHRMSEKDDIRLIVYTVDDLIDKLTTLV, encoded by the exons ATGGAAGTCTTCTGTGCAGTATGTGGCAAGACCAGAGCTTCCCAAGCTGGCTTACCGCACGGTCAAGGGGAAGAGTCCAGGCGTGGTTTTTCTGCCTGGGTATGGTTCCAATATGAATGGCCAGAAAGCAGAGGCCCTGGAAGAGTTCTGCAGGTCGCTAGGACATTCATTCCTCAG AAGCTTCACCCCAGAGCTACTCTTTGGGAGACCTTAAATACTTCCCTTGACAGGATCCCAGTGGGAGGCTGCTGTGCTGGGTCGGGGCAGGCCCCAGTGACTGCCCCCAGAAG GTTTGACTACACGGGCCATGGGTTATCAGAGGGTGTGTTTAGTGAAGGGACCATTGGCACCTGGAAGAAAGATGTCCTCTTCGTACTGGATGAGCTAGCAGAGGGCCCACAG ATCATGGTGGGCTCCAGTATGGGGGGTTGGCTCATGCTGTTGGCGGCTATCGCCAGGCCGGAGAAGACTGCAGCTCTAGTGGGCATCTCCACCGCGGCAGATCACCTCGTTACCGCCTTTAAGTCAATGCCTCTAGAG GTGCGTAAGGAGATTGAGGAGAAGGGCGTGATGAGGGTTCCCACCAAGTACAGCGAGGGGGGCGTCTACACGTTCACCGTGGACTTCCTGAAGGAGGCGGAGAACCACTGTGTCCTCCAGAGCCCCATCCCCACCACCTGCCCCGTGCGACTCATCCACGGCATGAAGGACGCTGACGTGCCCTGGCACGTCTCCATGCAGGTTGCCGAGAGCGTCCTCAGCGCCGACGTGGACGTCATCCTCCGCCGTAATGGCCAGCATCGCATGAGCGAGAAGGACGACATCAGGCTAATTGTTTACACTGTCGACGACCTCATCGACAAGCTGACCACCCTGGTCTGA
- the tagln3b gene encoding transgelin-3b isoform X2, which produces MANRGPSYGLSKEVQEKIEQKYDLELEARLVDWIVAQCGGNTERPQPGKQNFQNWLMDGTILCRLINSLYPRGKEPIKKIQESQMAFKQMEKISQFLEAAEAYGVITTDIFQTVDLWEGKDMAAVQRTLMALGSVALTKDDGHYRGDRDWFHRKAQGYRREFSEDQLRQGQSLIGLQMGSNRGASQSGMTGYGMHRQIM; this is translated from the exons ATGGCAAACCGGGGACCCAGCTACGGGCTAAGCAAGGAGGTGCAGGAGAAGATCGAGCAGAAGTACGATCTGGAGCTGGAGGCGCGGCTGGTGGACTGGATCGTAGCTCAGTGCGGTGGGAACACGGAGCGACCACAGCCAGGCAAACAGAACTTCCAGAACTGGTTGATGGATGGAACA ATTCTGTGCAGGCTCATTAACAGCCTGTATCCACGCGGGAAGGAGCCCATCAAGAAGATTCAGGAGAGCCAGATGGCATTTAAGCAGATGGAGAAGATCTCCCAGTTCCTGGAGGCTGCTGAGGCCTATGGAGTCATCACCACAGACATCTTCCAGACTGTGGATCTGTGGGAAG GGAAGGACATGGCTGCGGTGCAGAGAACCCTGATGGCCCTCGGAAGTGTTGCCCTCACCAAGGACGACGGACATTACCGTGGTGACCGCGACTGGTTCCACAG GAAAGCCCAGGGTTACCGACGGGAGTTCTCAGAGGACCAGCTTCGGCAGGGCCAGAGTCTGATTGGTTTGCAGATGGGCAGCAACCGCGGTGCCTCTCAGTCCGGCATGACGGGCTACGGAATGCACCGGCAGATCATGTAG
- the c1qtnf9 gene encoding complement C1q and tumor necrosis factor-related protein 9A, which yields MVRVKLGVSLLLLLLAVKCATQEETKTNPCVCGHPGIPGDPGHNGMPGRDGRDGLRGDKGDQGETGIPGPTGQSGAKGDKGELGVAGLAGVKGKRGENGERGPPGKMGPQGVSGPIGLKGQKGELGLPGPKGPKGDMGPLGPEGQKGEIGLQGDRGIQGPLGPPGRPGPKGDMGPTGFKGNIGYRGERGNRGEPGEKGEKGDTFLTPKSAFSVGLTENTKLPAANRPIQFDKVIYNKQDHYDPQTGRFTCAVAGVYYFTYHITVFSRNVKVALVKNGLKVIHTTDNYQSSEDQAAGGVVLQLEKGDRVWLQVAGGELFNGLFADEDDDTTFSGFLLFGAD from the exons ATGGTCAGGGTCAAACTAGGagtctctctcttgctcctccTGCTGGCTGTGAAGTGCGCTACGCAGGAAGAAACCAAGACAAACCCATGTGTTTGTGGACATCCGGGAATACCAGGAGACCCAGGCCACAATGGAATGCCAGGCCGTGATGGACGAGACGGGTTAAGAGGTGACAAGGGAGACCAAG gtGAAACTGGCATTCCTGGACCAACAGGACAGAGTGGCGCCAAAGGAGACAAAGGGGAGCTGG GCGTGGCTGGCCTGGCAGGGGTTAAGGGCAAACGGGGTgagaatggagagagggggCCACCAGGCAAGATGGGTCCTCAAGGAGTCTCAGGGCCCATTGGCCTAAAGGGCCAGAAGGGAGAGCTTGGGCTTCCAGGACCCAAGGGGCCGAAAGGAGATATGGGGCCTCTGGGACCAGAAGGCCAGAAGGGGGAGATTGGGCTCCAGGGGGACCGTGGCATCCAGGGGCCGTTGGGACCcccaggaagaccaggtccgaaGGGAGACATGGGCCCCACAGGGTTCAAAGGCAACATTGGTTACCGCGGGGAGCGTGGAAACCGGGGCGAGCCGGGCGAGAAGGGTGAAAAGGGGGACACATTCCTCACCCCGAAAAGTGCCTTCTCCGTCGGCCTGACCGAGAACACCAAACTCCCAGCAGCCAACAGGCCCATTCAGTTCGACAAGGTGATCTACAACAAGCAGGACCACTACGACCCGCAGACGGGACGCTTCACCTGCGCCGTGGCCGGCGTGTACTATTTCACCTACCACATCACCGTCTTCTCACGCAATGTAAAAGTGGCACTGGTGAAAAATGGGCTGAAGGTAATCCACACCACAGACAACTACCAGAGCAGCGAAGACCAAGCTGCCGGTGGGGTTGTACTACAGCTGGAGAAAGGGGACAGGGTGTGGCTGCAGGTGGCAGGGGGAGAGCTCTTCAATGGCCTGTTCGCTGACGAGGATGACGATACGACCTTCTCCGGGTTCCTGCTCTTCGGTGCAGATTGA
- the tagln3b gene encoding transgelin-3b isoform X1, with product MANRGPSYGLSKEVQEKIEQKYDLELEARLVDWIVAQCGGNTERPQPGKQNFQNWLMDGTILCRLINSLYPRGKEPIKKIQESQMAFKQMEKISQFLEAAEAYGVITTDIFQTVDLWEVLVKAVAVVTGKDMAAVQRTLMALGSVALTKDDGHYRGDRDWFHRKAQGYRREFSEDQLRQGQSLIGLQMGSNRGASQSGMTGYGMHRQIM from the exons ATGGCAAACCGGGGACCCAGCTACGGGCTAAGCAAGGAGGTGCAGGAGAAGATCGAGCAGAAGTACGATCTGGAGCTGGAGGCGCGGCTGGTGGACTGGATCGTAGCTCAGTGCGGTGGGAACACGGAGCGACCACAGCCAGGCAAACAGAACTTCCAGAACTGGTTGATGGATGGAACA ATTCTGTGCAGGCTCATTAACAGCCTGTATCCACGCGGGAAGGAGCCCATCAAGAAGATTCAGGAGAGCCAGATGGCATTTAAGCAGATGGAGAAGATCTCCCAGTTCCTGGAGGCTGCTGAGGCCTATGGAGTCATCACCACAGACATCTTCCAGACTGTGGATCTGTGGGAAG TGTTGGTGAAGGCTGTTGCTGTGGTTACAGGGAAGGACATGGCTGCGGTGCAGAGAACCCTGATGGCCCTCGGAAGTGTTGCCCTCACCAAGGACGACGGACATTACCGTGGTGACCGCGACTGGTTCCACAG GAAAGCCCAGGGTTACCGACGGGAGTTCTCAGAGGACCAGCTTCGGCAGGGCCAGAGTCTGATTGGTTTGCAGATGGGCAGCAACCGCGGTGCCTCTCAGTCCGGCATGACGGGCTACGGAATGCACCGGCAGATCATGTAG
- the abhd10b gene encoding mycophenolic acid acyl-glucuronide esterase, mitochondrial isoform X1, translating into MAGVALSSCRKGLFNVLRNGGVAALSPNTFGGVRWKSSVQYVARPELPKLAYRTVKGKSPGVVFLPGYGSNMNGQKAEALEEFCRSLGHSFLRIPVGGCCAGSGQAPVTAPRRFDYTGHGLSEGVFSEGTIGTWKKDVLFVLDELAEGPQIMVGSSMGGWLMLLAAIARPEKTAALVGISTAADHLVTAFKSMPLEVRKEIEEKGVMRVPTKYSEGGVYTFTVDFLKEAENHCVLQSPIPTTCPVRLIHGMKDADVPWHVSMQVAESVLSADVDVILRRNGQHRMSEKDDIRLIVYTVDDLIDKLTTLV; encoded by the exons ATGGCAGGCGTAGCACTGAGCTCTTGCCGCAAAGgactttttaatgttttgaggAATGGTGGAGTTGCTGCTTTATCTCCAAACACTTTCGGAG GAGTCAGATGGAAGTCTTCTGTGCAGTATGTGGCAAGACCAGAGCTTCCCAAGCTGGCTTACCGCACGGTCAAGGGGAAGAGTCCAGGCGTGGTTTTTCTGCCTGGGTATGGTTCCAATATGAATGGCCAGAAAGCAGAGGCCCTGGAAGAGTTCTGCAGGTCGCTAGGACATTCATTCCTCAG GATCCCAGTGGGAGGCTGCTGTGCTGGGTCGGGGCAGGCCCCAGTGACTGCCCCCAGAAG GTTTGACTACACGGGCCATGGGTTATCAGAGGGTGTGTTTAGTGAAGGGACCATTGGCACCTGGAAGAAAGATGTCCTCTTCGTACTGGATGAGCTAGCAGAGGGCCCACAG ATCATGGTGGGCTCCAGTATGGGGGGTTGGCTCATGCTGTTGGCGGCTATCGCCAGGCCGGAGAAGACTGCAGCTCTAGTGGGCATCTCCACCGCGGCAGATCACCTCGTTACCGCCTTTAAGTCAATGCCTCTAGAG GTGCGTAAGGAGATTGAGGAGAAGGGCGTGATGAGGGTTCCCACCAAGTACAGCGAGGGGGGCGTCTACACGTTCACCGTGGACTTCCTGAAGGAGGCGGAGAACCACTGTGTCCTCCAGAGCCCCATCCCCACCACCTGCCCCGTGCGACTCATCCACGGCATGAAGGACGCTGACGTGCCCTGGCACGTCTCCATGCAGGTTGCCGAGAGCGTCCTCAGCGCCGACGTGGACGTCATCCTCCGCCGTAATGGCCAGCATCGCATGAGCGAGAAGGACGACATCAGGCTAATTGTTTACACTGTCGACGACCTCATCGACAAGCTGACCACCCTGGTCTGA